A single window of Apodemus sylvaticus chromosome 4, mApoSyl1.1, whole genome shotgun sequence DNA harbors:
- the LOC127682227 gene encoding TD and POZ domain-containing protein 1-like produces the protein MSGDMEAKSWGSTQISVKNICYEWTISNFSFCMDGIQKEIRSLEFSLDDNEEVAWCLRVYPNGVDKESKDYLSVDLGLLSCPVCPVWAKIEFWIINSQGEKCQSRKNPSVVSFWQYQHRGFKEFILRDFLLSHQHLLLPEDQLTICCKVSIAGAIFSMPGQNMTPAIKDPRHVLADDLGKLWENSTFTDCSLLVGGHEFRAHKAILAARSPVFRAMFEHEMQERLKNLVEIHDLDPQVFQEMMGFIYTWKAPNLKSYSMASGLLAAADRYGLEGLKAMCEDALCRILSVENAENTLILADLHSTQWLKTQALDFITDFAYEVSKTSGWKSLVESHPPLVAEAFCSLASAQCPSLEP, from the coding sequence atgtcaggggacatggaagccaagagctggggctccacacagatcagtgtaaaaaacatctgctatgagtggaccattagcaacttctcattttgcatggatggaattcagaaagagattagaagCCTAGAGTTCTCATTAGACGACAATGAGGAAGtggcatggtgtttgagagtatacccaaatggagttgataaagaaagcaaagattacctgtcagttgacctgggattgctcagctgtcccgtgtgcccagtttgggcaaagattgagttctggatcataaattcccaaggagagaaatgtcaaagtaggaagaaccccagtgttgtaagcttttggcaataccaacacaggggattcaaagagttcatccttcgagatttcctcctctcccatcagcatttacttctccctgaagaccagctcaccatctgctgcaaggtgagcatagcgggagccatcttcagcatgcctggacagaacatgacacctgcaatcaaggatccaaggcatgtgttggcagatgacctagggaagctttgggagaattccaccttcacagactgctccctattggtaggtggccatgaattcagggctcacaaggccatcctagcagctcgctctccagttttcagagccatgtttgaacatgaaatgcaggagagactaaaaaacctcgttgagattcatgacttggatccccaagtcttccaggagatgatgggcttcatctacacatggaaggcaccaaacctcaagagctactccatggcctctggtctgctggcagctgctgacaggtaTGGCCTGGAGGGTTTAAaggccatgtgtgaggatgccctctgcaggatcctctctgtggagaatgctgaaaacactctcatcctggctgacctccacagcacacagtggctgaagactcaggccctggatttcatcacagattttgcctatgaggtctctaagacctcagggtggaagtcattggtggagtcacatccccccttggtggctgaagccttctgctccctggcttctgcacagtgtccttctttggagccatga